One Megalops cyprinoides isolate fMegCyp1 chromosome 4, fMegCyp1.pri, whole genome shotgun sequence genomic window carries:
- the LOC118776609 gene encoding tyrosine-protein kinase receptor Tie-2-like: MRNMDYFSLSLLHMVCCLVSGNALQTTDLTLVNPEPMGSSYDSSLHCVSGDWSTSALPSMGQDFPLNLDNLTVTQDREYRLASKISWKQQDVDVFGAFYCRIKNADPTSNVYTFKMLSEAAFYPESLTITSSIGENVNISFTRKKTVAEDANIFKNGSFMHSVPSYEISETVSYPIHSVETEDSGVYTVRYMSAAISTSAITRLIVRKCPAGSWGPDCSRTCPLCVNGGVCHDDTGECLCPPGFRGQTCEIVCGQGKFGRSCGERCKDGLCRSVVFCLRDPYGCSCATGWRGLNCSEACRQGYYGAGCKLRCDCGGRGRCDPFRGCVCRGRHGTRCEHEDLPSPMGVTLVSVNQTCLSLSWDTVTGPPRGDWSYQVECLQSSEPGNSMTYHLSRNSTSLHLMGLKPKQKYECKVCMKTSLPGQYSQAVSAWTLSNELPPPPFNIKTCNITDTSATIIWSLEEGNSIYTVIIRFQDANLADYSQLAEINVQEHPAMQFQLRGLKADTAYKVEIWAKNNIGVSQDNPRIDIVTKKQQESSLLNAFGAEGNMLFFAILGSAGLTCITILLAFCIVLQLKRASFQRRMVQAFQNDVRDEAVVQFSSGSLNMMKRSKNTSESVAYPALEWNDIKFQDVIGEGNFGQVLKARIKKDGMRMDAAIKRMKEYASKDDHRDFAGELEVLCKLGHHPNIINLLGACEHRGYLYLAIEYAPHGNLLDFLRKSRVLETDPAFAIANSTASTLSSQQLLHFAADVARGMDYLSQKQFIHRDLAARNILVGENYVAKIADFGLSRGQEVYVKKTMGRLPVRWMAIESLNYSVYTTNSDVWSYGVLLWEVVSLGGTPYCGMTCAELYEKLPHGYRLEKPLNCDDEVYDLMRQCWREKPYERPSFSQILVSLNRMLEERKTYVNTTLYEKFTYAGIDCSAEEAG; the protein is encoded by the exons GTAACGCACTTCAAACAACAGACTTGACTCTGGTGAACCCAGAACCCATGGGGTCCTCATATGATTCTTCCCTCCACTGTGTCAGTGGCGACTGGAGCACCTCAGCACTGCCCAGCATGGGGCAGGACTTTCCCCTGAATCTCGATAACCTGACAGTCACTCAAGACAGAGAGTACAGACTGGCCTCAAAGATTAGCTGGAAACAGCAAGATGTGGATGTCTTTGGGGCTTTCTACtgcagaataaaaaatgctgaccCCACAAGTAATGTGTACACATTCAAGATGCTAAGTGAAG CTGCATTCTACCCAGAATCTTTAACAATCACATCCAGCATTGGAGAAAACGTCAACATTTCCTTCACACGCAAGAAAACTGTTGCAGAGGatgcaaacatatttaaaaacg GCTCCTTCATGCACTCCGTGCCAAGTTATGAGATCTCAGAGACAGTGAGCTACCCGATCCACTCCGTGGAGACGGAGGACTCTGGGGTCTACACCGTCAGATACATGTCTGCGGCCATCTCCACCTCTGCAATCACTAGGCTGATAGTAAGAA AGTGCCCAGCGGGGTCTTGGGGACCTGACTGTTCTCGAACCTGTCCGCTGTGTGTGAATGGAGGAGTGTGCCATGACGATACTGGAGAGTGCCTCTGCCCTCCTGGCTTCAGGGGCCAGACCTGTGAAATTG TTTGTGGTCAAGGGAAATTCGGGAGATCATGTGGAGAGAGATGTAAAGACGGCCTCTGTCGCTCTGTGGTGTTCTGCCTCCGTGACCCGTATGGCTGCTCCTGTGCCACGGGGTGGAGGGGCCTAAACTGCAGTGAAG CCTGCCGCCAGGGTTACTACGGCGCGGGCTGTAAGCTGAGGTGTGACTGCGGTGGCCGAGGGAGGTGTGACCCCTTCCGTGGCTGCGTGTGCAGGGGACGGCATGGCACTCGCTGTGAGCATGAAG ACCTGCCTTCGCCCATGGGGGTCACACTGGTTTCGGTGAATCAGACCTGCCTCAGCCTCTCCTGGGACACAGTGACAGGGCCTCCCAGGGGGGACTGGTCCTACCAGGTGGAGTGCCTACAGAGCTCTGAGCCCGGGAATTCCATGACATACCACCTATCCAGGAACTCCACAAGCCTGCATCTGATGGGACTGAAGCCCAAGCAGAAATACGAGTGTAAAGTTTGTATGAAGACCAGTCTCCCTGGACAGTACAGCCAAGCAGTTTCAGCATGGACCCTCAGCAATG AGCTGCCACCACCTCCTTTTAACATCAAGACATGCAACATTACTGACACCTCCGCCACCATCATCTGGTCTCTGGAGGAGGGCAACTCCATCTATACGGTCATCATCCGCTTCCAGGACGCCAACCTGGCTGACTACAGCCAGCTGGCGGAAATCAATGTGCAGGAACACCCGGCCATGCAGTTCCAACTGCGAGGCCTCAAGGCTGACACGGCCTACAAAGTGGAAATCTGGGCCAAGAACAACATAGGGGTCAGCCAAGACAACCCCAGGATAGACATCGTGACCAAGAAACAGCAGGAGAGCTCCT TGTTGAATGCATTTGGTGCGGAGGgcaacatgctgttttttgcCATCCTGGGCTCAGCTGGATTGACCTGCATCACCATCCTGCTGGCATTCTGTATCGTGCTGCAGCTGAAGAGGGCCTCCTTCCAGCGTAGAATGGTGCAGGCTTTCCAGAATGATGTG AGAGATGAGGCTGTGGTCCAGTTCAGCTCTGGGTCCCTCAATATGATGAAGAGATCCAAGAACACATCAGAGTCTGTGGCCTACCCAGCCCTGGAGTGGAATGACATAAAGTTCCAGGATGTCATTGGCGAGGGAAATTTTGGCCAGGTCCTGAAAGCTCGGATCAAAAAGGATGGAATGAGGATGGATGCAGCCATCAAACGAATGAAAG AATACGCCTCCAAAGATGACCACCGGGACTTTGCTGGGGAACTAGAAGTGCTTTGCAAACTTGGACATCACCCCAATATCATCAATCTGCTGGGCGCATGTGAGCACAGAG GATATTTGTACCTGGCCATCGAGTATGCCCCTCATGGCAATCTGCTGGACTTCCTGAGGAAGAGCAGGGTCCTGGAGACAGACCCAGCCTTCGCCATCGCGAACAGCACCGCgtccaccctctcctcccagcAGCTTCTGCACTTTGCCGCAGATGTTGCACGGGGCATGGACTACCTCAGCCAGAAGCAG TTTATTCACAGAGACTTGGCAGCCAGGAACATTCTGGTGGGGGAGAACTATGTGGCAAAAATAGCAGACTTTGGTCTCTCTCGAGGGCAGGAAGTTTATGTGAAGAAGACAATG GGAAGATTGCCGGTGAGATGGATGGCGATTGAATCACTGAATTACAGCGTTTACACCACAAACAGTGATGT gtGGTCGTATGGTGTGCTTCTGTGGGAGGTTGTCAGCTTAG GTGGCACTCCATACTGTGGGATGACATGTGCAGAACTTTATGAGAAGCTTCCCCATGGTTACAGGCTGGAGAAACCCCTCAACTGTGATGATGAGGT GTACGATCTGATGAGACAGTGCTGGAGAGAGAAGCCCTATGAAAGGCCCTCTTTCTCCCAGATCTTGGTGTCGCTCAACAGGATGCTGGAGGAGCGAAAG acatatGTCAACACCACTCTGTATGAAAAATTCACCTACGCAGGAATCGACTGTTCTGCAGAAGAAGCTGGATAA